Sequence from the Corallococcus sp. EGB genome:
GCGGGGGTGGAGGCCTCGCCCGTGGCCCGCTCGCTCGGCGTGGAACTGGACCGGGCGGGCCGCGTCCCGGTGACGCCCGAGCTCACCGTGCCCGGACATCCCGACATCTTCGTGGTGGGGGACCTGGCCCTCGTGAAACAGGAGGACGGAAGCGCGGTGCCGGGAGTCGCGCCCGCGGCGATGCAGGAGGGGAAGCACGCGGTGCTCAACCTCCGCCGACAGCTCGCGGGTCAGCCCATGCAGCCCTTCCGTTATTGGGACCGGGGCACCTACGCGGTCATCGGCAGGGGCCATGCCGTGGGTGTGGCCTTCCGTCGCGTGAAGCAGTCCGGCTTCACGGCGTGGCTGGCCTGGCTCTTCATCCACATCACCTTTCTCATCGGATTCAGAAGCAAGCTGGCCGTGCTGCTCAACTGGGCGTACGCGTACCTGACCTTCGGCAGGTCCGCGCGCATCATCACCGGCCCCGCGCCCCTGTTGGAGGAGCGGGGCGTGCAGCCACTGCTCGCGAGTGGAAGGTCAGCCGATATCGCCGGTCGGGAGCCCGAGGCTCCCGCCGTACTCGGGGGGCTGGTGCCTGAGAGGAGCGGGCCGGGGTGAATCATGCGCCGCTCCCCGGGTATTGAAGTAGAGCCAGCCCCGGCGGTCCAGCATCCGGCAATCGACGGCGAGCCTCATGTCCACATCCTCGATACGTCCATGCCCCTCCAGGTCCGCGCGCGTCAGCGCGAGCTTGAGGATGCGGTCATGCGCCCGAGCGGAAAGGCCATGCTGAGTGACCGCGCGCTCCAGCGCCTTTTCTGCACCCGGTGACAACACGCAGTAGCGGCGTAGGAGGTGCGAAGGCATCTGGGCATTGCAGTGCACCCCTGGCAGCTCCTGGAAGCGGGCCCGCTGTCGTTCGCGCGCGGCCTCCACTCGCTGCCGGTAGTAATGGCTGGGCAGCTCCTGGGTCTTCGAAGCGAGGTCGTGGTACTCGACTGGCCGCGTCTGCACGGTGATGTCGATGCGGTCCAGCAGGGGGCCACTGATGCGCTCGTGGTAACCGAAGACGCGATGTTCGGGGCAGCCACACTTGCGCCCGGGGACGTTGAAGTAGCCGCAAGGGCAGGGGTTCATCGCCGCCACCAGCATGACCCTACAGGGATAGGTGATGTGCTGGGTGGCTCGCGCCAGGTGGATGGCGCCTTCTTCCAGGGGCTGGCGCAGCACCTCCAGCACGTTCTTGCGGAACTCCGGCAACTCGTCGAGGAACAGCACGCCATGGTGCGCCAGGGACAGCTCGCCTGGGCGCGCAGTGGGGCCGCCTCCCACGAGCCCGGCATCAGACAGCGTGTGGTGGGGCGCCCGGAACGGACGCTCACGCATCAATGCCTGCTCGTCTCCCAGCAGCCCCAGGATGGAGTAGACCTTCGTGACCTCCAGCGCTTCGTCGAAGGTCATCTCGGGCAGGATGCCTGGCAGCCGCCGCGCCAGCATCGTCTTGCCCGACCCTGGAGGGCCGGCCATCAGGATGTTGTGTCCGCCAGCCGCCGCGAGCTCCAGCGCCAGCTTCAGCTCCGGCTGCCCCCGTACGTCGGCCATGTCCGCGGACTCCGTGCGAGTCCTGCCCACGGAGGTTCCCGTGCGCGTCAGCGGCGCCAGCGGGGCCGTGCCGGTGAGGTGCCCCACGGCCTCTTTCAGGTGGGCCACGGGCAGCACATCGAGTCCTTCCACCAGTGCGGCCTCGGCTGCGTTGGCGGCGGGCACCATGACCCCCTGGAAGCCGCCATTCCTCGCCGCCACGGCCAGCGGGAGCACCCCTTTGATGGGCTTGATGGAGCCGTCCAGCGACAGCTCACCGCCAAAGAGGTAGCGCTCCAGCGGCTCTTCCTCCATCAACCGCGCCGCAGCCAGGACCCCCAGCGCGATGGGCAGCTCGAACGCCGCCCCTTCCTTGCGGATGTCCGCGGGCGCCAGGTTGACCGTGATCCGCTTCTGCGGAAGGTCGAAGCCCGCGTTCTTCAGCGCGGAGACCACCCGGACCTTCGATTCCCGGGCTGCTCCCTCCGGCAGCCCCACGACGTTGAAGTAGGGCAGTCCGAGGGCCATGTCGACCTCGCACTCCACCACTACCGCGTCGATGCCCATCAATGCCCCCGACCGCACCCTCGCCAGCATCGTCTCCCCCTTCCAGCCCGTATGGGAGAGGGTGAGAGCAATGCCCGTACCGGCGCCCTGTCCCCACGGCCGGCCGGCCACGGCCATCCCGCGTGGCAGACGCCGGGTCCCAGGAGAAGACACGGGGGCTGAAAAACGAAGAAGCCCGCTGGCGTCGGAACGCCAGCGGGCCTCGGATGCAATCGGTGACGGCGTGTTCGCGCGTCAGCCGTGGATCAGGGCGTCGGAGCAGGGGCGGGCGGCGCACCATCCGGCGTGGTCTGCGTGCCCTGGATGACCGCGTTCTGGGGAAGCTCGGTGGCCATGCCCAGGATCTTCGCTCCCGCGGCGCGGGCGCCGTCGAGCGCCACCACGAGCTTTCCGTAGTTCGCCGCGTCATCCGCCATGAAGAAGACGACCTTCTCGTCCGGCTTCTTGGCGTTCAGCATGCGCTTGAGGCGGGC
This genomic interval carries:
- a CDS encoding YifB family Mg chelatase-like AAA ATPase, which produces MLARVRSGALMGIDAVVVECEVDMALGLPYFNVVGLPEGAARESKVRVVSALKNAGFDLPQKRITVNLAPADIRKEGAAFELPIALGVLAAARLMEEEPLERYLFGGELSLDGSIKPIKGVLPLAVAARNGGFQGVMVPAANAAEAALVEGLDVLPVAHLKEAVGHLTGTAPLAPLTRTGTSVGRTRTESADMADVRGQPELKLALELAAAGGHNILMAGPPGSGKTMLARRLPGILPEMTFDEALEVTKVYSILGLLGDEQALMRERPFRAPHHTLSDAGLVGGGPTARPGELSLAHHGVLFLDELPEFRKNVLEVLRQPLEEGAIHLARATQHITYPCRVMLVAAMNPCPCGYFNVPGRKCGCPEHRVFGYHERISGPLLDRIDITVQTRPVEYHDLASKTQELPSHYYRQRVEAARERQRARFQELPGVHCNAQMPSHLLRRYCVLSPGAEKALERAVTQHGLSARAHDRILKLALTRADLEGHGRIEDVDMRLAVDCRMLDRRGWLYFNTRGAAHDSPRPAPLRHQPPEYGGSLGLPTGDIG